The Ricinus communis isolate WT05 ecotype wild-type chromosome 8, ASM1957865v1, whole genome shotgun sequence sequence CAGCAGAGACACAAAGGACTTTAGAGTTGTTATGTAGGAGATGGAGGTTTTGGAGATGTGAAAAGAATGTGGTGTAAGAAGCAACTTGAGAAAGCCATGCATTTGAGGACCAGAGGCGTTGGTTTTTTTTGGAGAGTGGCAGATGTGGCCGGTGTTTGAGGGATGGGTCGCAGGTTGATGTTGGGAATTTGAGGTGGGGTTTTGTGACGGGTGTGTTGGGTGCTACACATGTTGCTGGTGTTTCAAAGTAAAGATGGAGAAGTATGATTGTTGATACTGTTATGCaaagaattgaaattttgtttaGGAAATTCTCTATATGTGTCTCCATTTGGGTTTCTTGGAGTGGAAATTAGATCAGATCAAGGCATAGCTCTCTCAGATCTATTTGCTGATGAAGATTAGACAACTTTTACAGTTCTATTTTGGGTTaattgtaaaaaagaaaagaatcaatTGAAAAGGTCTACTACCATAGGATAATACTTAAATGTAATACGCAAACGTACGTATGCAGGAAGATTagagtttttatttgtttatttattttgggtTGGTATAAGAAAGACACGAAATTACTTTATATTATTCAGAAACTCCCAGATGAATAAATAACTTTATTAAGCTTGTATATTTGTTCTTCTGAAGATGGTAGAGACGTTCATGTCTGAAAAGGTCTAATTACTTGTTCAATAATATAATcgtatatattaatataatggtCTATTTACTCTGTCTATCGATCTATGTTGATTATATTACGTTAGAGTTGCATTGACATTCTTAATCTAACATAGTAggtatatattaatataatggtATATTTACCTTAAACTTTAAGCAAAATGTCAAATTTTGATGTgtttaaagatttttaaaaattaataaaaccaCTCAACttctcatatatataatatttaaatcagCATCCATGCATGTGGACTTTGAGTATTGAACTTGGAGATtagaaaaaaatctaaaaaataaaataagaaaaatgcaaCCATTACACTATCAAATTCctctaaacaaataatttctcATACGAAAAAGTCTATTCATATAGtgctttgaatatttttaataagagataactatatttttggtatttaaatttgtcaaaaaaataacaaccgagtagttgaatttttaaaactaataattaagtgCAGCAATCtgaaaagaataacaaaatagTATATTCAGCAGCTCAcacattataaatatcaatagaaaaattttatgttaaatgaaatgaaaaataaaaaaaatataataaagttgtgttgtaaaaataataaaatgataaagttgtccatcatatacaaatatatttttagcaaATCGTTAGAGTTTTATAAtgcaataaatattagaatttatgaattgaaGATTAAGGACTAATactactaaattaataattaatagaggttagaaaaaaagagttatataagataaatttatcctAAGGCTATATCACTAATGAATCTATTTTAGTTCTTGGTATATTCAGTAATTTTTACTCTTTTATCTATACCCGAAAGTCACCTGATAAAAACaccattttgttatttttttcaaacgTTGCCACGTTGAATTGTTagtttaaaatcaaatttcattttttacaGAACTTCTAAATGAAACTCATACCATAATCACACCATTGCATAAGATACAGAagagaattaaaaatactGTGGAATGTAGAATCAGTGGTTATCAAATACCACAATAGAATCTAATTGGGCGGTGGTTGTTTTGatagaaatgaagaaattcAATATGATTGAATGGCTTGTAAGTAAGTGGATGATCCTCATTGACCAGCTCTTCAGGCACTTGTAAATTTCCATTGTTGAATGTAAACAGCCCCATCGAATATCTATCTACCTTCCCGTTCATGATCACTTGGTGTCTGGGAGATTTTATCCTGTCATTGCTCCATGCCTGAAACaatgtatataattaatcatgGAATACATCAACAATTATCATGTCAATTCATGTCTTCTGTCTTGCTTTTTCTAATTACTTCACCTCTAAAACGAAAaggagtttttattttttctctgttctagctaaaatatatttgatgtggatatatatatagcgACTCACCATTAAGGCATCACCCGCCATGACTACGAAGGATGTAGGAGAAAAATCTACATTGATCTTTTTGCCATCCTTGGTGTCTATCTCCAAACCATTAACTTGATTCTGATGAAGTATGGTTGTGAAGCTGGTGTCTGTATGAGCTCCCAACCCTAAAACAGTCTCATCCTCTTTGGGTGCTCTAGTTTTCAGGAGTCGAATAACGTAACAAGTAGATTCGACATAAGAGTCATGGTATTTCCCCAATCCATAGCTTTCAAATATCATTCTTGTCACGATTTTATCAAGCTCCACTACAAGCTTCCCGTATGCATGAATGCATTCACTAGACATTGcaggaaaggaaaaagaaaaaggaaaagaagaggaaaagatTAGACATGCAACTATGATAAAGAAATACTTCTAATCACTGAGCTTTAGATTGATAGTTCTGGAGATGTATCCAGGTCTAGAACTGTGATTTTGAATCTGGAACccaaaaaaccaaaaaaagcAAGCAATATATTTTGGAGCTTGGGTTTGAGTATAATACCTGAAGCGATCATTTCCATTAGGCCACATGAGGTTGGTGAAATTCTGAGCTGCCTCAGGAGTATCTGCATCTTCAATGCCCATACTTTCATGGAGAGGAATCCTGGAATTCTGTCCAATATAGCTAATCAAAGGCCTTTGGCATTTATTTTGCATCTTAACTGCTGTAGGAAGATCAAACAACTCCTTCAGCTCCGCAAACACTTCATCACGAAGCTCTAGAGATAGTTTCTTGTACTCTACCACAAAACAACCATATTCTTCAAGTGCTGTCCTAACTTCACCACAAGCTTTGAGCCAACAACTTGAACCAGGCTTCAAAGTTTCCTGGCTGAAGTCAAGAGCAGGAAGTTTTGGTGCTGCTTCAACAACCATAAttcttgatttttgtttttcttccttcttttttttcctttttggttGCGTAGCAACTTAACAGGTTTAATGCGTGATGGGTGCTTGTTTCTTGCTTCCTATCCTTGCTTTTTATAGGAAGAAAGAGGGTGCTTTTCAAGTCATTACAACaagtaagaaattaaataatgaaagcCTAATCAGTCATGAACCATGTAATATATATGATGTCTGCGAAATCATGTTCCGTTGATCCTAGacttttcaaaatttctaaCATGGAAAAGTTTGCAGTCAAAATCCTTACATTAAAACGGACTACTTAGACAAAGTGTCTGTAATTAAGGATTTGAATGGAGCATTATTTATATGCCTCTTGTTGCTATAATTAATGGAAATTTCTTGATTATTGTTAGTATATCACATCTAATtgtttttaaatgttttatacTTAAATAATTGAGAGAAGGTggtaatatatttaaaattttataattgtcttAGATTTATCAAtcatctaataataataaaataaagacgAGCTAAAAGAATTCATATTTAAAGAGTCTATTTGGGTCGCAATCAAGAGcttcaattttataatctaGGGAAATTATTAATCCGTGTCtgaattttgatggattttggcataatttgttttatctGGACAATTGTCATGTTCCTAGTACCTAAAAAAACATATTCTTAATGACAATTTTCTATATACACATAGAAGACGAAGTTGTTTAATCTTTTGGTGAGGGATACAAagtcaaagaaagaaagaaggccAATGAATGATATAGCTTATTAGCCGTTAATTTAGAGTTGATGTGGGTTTGATGTAGCCCTTTTTCATCTTGCATCTTCATGAAATTCAAACTTGAATTAACGTAAGAGTTTACTTGATGCCTCATTAGGCTTACtgaattaatcaaatatcaaGCTCAGCAATAGAATTGATTTCATTGTAGAATTTCCATTAGTATATACTCTTATAGTAtgtcaatattttaattgaataaaaagaaatcttgACTCCCaggtttaattattaattacagGAAGTTGTCaggttaatttataataataattattatttattttattattattatttttttaaaatttttattgacaCTTTACCTATACCAATAGTTGCATGATATGTTTCTCTATTATTATCTAgcttaataaaagaaattaaatttacattttgaaattaatcataaataatggaCAGTGAATAATATTGTATTTAACAACCATTTAAAGTTCATAAAATATTGTAGCAGTAGACATCTTTagaccatttttttttttttttttataaagaaaatcaaaccatcTATTCCAAGcagatttatattatttttttctcacatCATGGCATATTTATTATGAAGGTACTGTCGAAAATCAAATATTGTCTTAAAATAAGCACAACTTTAGAACAACCCTTCTTTTGAAGAGAATAATGAATTAACAAATGCGTAAGCACGTAGAAATTGTcaacatttattttcttaattttccttttatatattttattttggtggACAAAGTCAGAAGAGAAATATTGGCTTAAGTGtcatttttacatttaaattaactttctgATAGCCAGGAGATGTCATGGAAGTATTTAGTAGGGTAGAAAAGTTCAAAGAGAAggcttatatttttttttttattgaagtgtttctaCATTCTTATTCCACCCAATTTATGGTCAACTTCTGTTTACAGCAAACAAATCCAGAAAGCTAAATTATTGAGGATGTAGGCTTtgaatttaatagaaattaagtTGGTATGGCTCACCACAAGAAATTAAGATTGAATCTGAATTTTCTCTTgtgaagaataaagaaaaataactttccttttttacatatattaagACACCAGCTTAATAGAGGGATTAAAACTTGTAAAACTTTGAATTCCGATACTTAAAATATCTGAATCCATGTCCTTTGATTTTGGATAGGAATTAAATTGCAACCATAGGAATTGCAGGTGTAATTGCCAAAATCAAGTAACCATTGAagttatgaataaaaataggaaaagaaaatgtaaatatTGTATTGATTTGAGAaagataaaatctaaaattacaaTGACAAGGCCAAGTAACTGAATTTCTAACAGAATGAGCATGACACATAATTCGCTTTCCCTTGTAAATTAATGTTCTATTCCTGGGATATTACACTAACAGAAACATGATTCAAAACTTAATACTCTAAGATCAAACTGTAAATACATCACATTTCTCCTTTATACCCTCCATAACCAAAGTAATCCTTTTTCACAGTAGCAAGTTGCTGCAATCTCTGATGCTCCAACTTGGGACAATTGCTAATTCGGTGACCCAGCCCACCACAATAAGTGCATCCCTCCACTCCAATTTCGCTACTGATTCCCTCCCCATTTTCCATCTCGCTGCCTCTTACCTCAACCAGAACAGGTGGGATCTTCTGTTTTGCTTCTTGCAACAGGTGTTTCAAATCAAGCAGAGTCGTTTCACTCTGGTTTTTGTTTATAAACGTCGTTGCAATTCCTGTCTTGCCACACCTTCCTGTTCGTCCAATTCTATGCACATAGTTCTCAATTTCTGCAGGCATATCATAGTTGATTACATGTTGAATGTCAGGAAAATCCAAACCCTTTGAGACAACATCTGTTGCAATCAAGACATCTTTCTTGCCTGATTTGAATGATGAAATCGCATACTCTCTCTCTTCCTGATCTTTGCCTCCATGGATGGCCACAACTTCAACTCCTTTCAATAGGAGATATTCATGAATTTTATCCACATCAGCTTTGCTCTCGCAAAATATTAAAACCTGTGGTGGGGTCTTCTCTAGACACTTAAGAAGGTATGCAGTCTTATCCTCTTGCTTTACATACTCGATCTCCTGAATCACATCAAGGTTTGCTGCTCCTGCTCTGCTGACGTTAACAATAACAGGCTTAACTAGAGCACTTTTAGCAAAATTCTGAACTTTTGTAGGCATAGTGGCAGAGAACAAAGAGTCTGCCTTTGAGCTTTAAAGTAGCTAAAGATTTCCCTTATATCATCTTCAAAGCCCAAATCTACTAATCTATCAGCTTCATCCAATGTCAAATACCTGCAATTATCAagattcattttcttcttcgcCAGCATATCCTTCAACCGTCCTGGAGTTGCCACAACGATATGCACACCCTTTTTCACCACCTCCAATTGGGACCTCATATCCACTCCGCCAACACAAAGCAATGCCCTCAACTCTGGATACCCGGCTCGTCTCGTAGGGATCAAAAACTGTTCCACAACTTCATAAGTTTGCCTAGCAAGTTCCCTTGATGGGCATATTATCAATCCAAACGGCCCTTCTCGTGGCGCAATAGGCATCATTATCTCCTCCTGAAAAGCAATTGTAATCATGGGAAGTACGAAGGCAAGTGTCTTTCCAGAGCCTGTAAAGGCAATGCCGATCATATCCCTTCCAGATAAGATCACAGGAAGACCCTGTATCTGAATTGGCGTAGGCTGCACAATTCCTTTGGCTTTCAAAGTCTTCAAAATAGGCTCAGGAAATCTCATATCCTGAAAATTCTTGACAGGCGGAGGAATATCATCACCATCAGCTTTAATGTGCCACTTTTTCCGAATGGAATCACATTGCTTTTGAGACATTTTCCTGATACAAAGAGGCGGCTTCCATCCTGTCAACAAAGGCTCAGTATAAGTGATACCCTTGGCCAATTCTTGTACAGACATCAGCGCTTTCATATCTGATAAATGCTCTAGCATCTCTTTCTCTTGTTGCACAATCTGCTCAATTTCACTAATTTCAGGATGTTCGCGTTTAAGATCTGAAACCTGGACAAGAAGACTGGCTTTAGCTTCAAAAACTTTGGGTTTTTTCTTCTGTTCATCTTCTAGGGCACAAGCCTTCCTTTTCCTATCAAGAATCTTTTGTGCTTCTAAAGCTCTGCGTTTCGCAACTGGTACGTACTCTGCTACCTTCATGTTTGCTGAAAAAACAAAGTGGCTGTTACCCACAAAAACCTTGCAGAAAACTAGAAGAATGCGATAGCTGATTACGAGTTATAAGAGGCGTGGCGAGCTTCATGtaatacacatatatatagtGATTGCAAATCCAAAAGGAAGTAGGAATTATATTAGGTTTGGAATTCCATAGAGTCGGTCGAATTAAAGTTCCCAGATGAGAAAGGtcttttcttgtatttgtAAGCCTGCTTTGGAATGCGTCACTATTTTAGGAATTGTAGTCAAGCTGGGGCTTTAGTGGCTTTTGTATTGCAAGGAGATCTGGTTGGCTTGGGCAAGACATTGTCCAATGATAAGGTTGTTGAGCCTAAAAGGGCGCGTTTGGTTCCTGGTATGGAAGAGGTGAAGAAGAGTGCTATTGCGCCTGGGGCTTTTGGGTATACTGTTAGTGGAGCAGGGCCTACTACGGTCGCGGTGGTAAATTAAAGatgactttttaaaaatatcgtTTAAGGTATTTTtgttcaaaaatattattgtttaactttttttaaatatagtataatttttttagttgttttataaaaaaaattaaaatagtaattttgaaaaaaaattaaaaaatcatatctttaacattttaacagtaaaaataaaagaaagtttaacactgcaaatttaataaaaaataaaaaaatataaaagtatttttattattttttaaaattatatcatgGACCCAGGTTTTTCTAGTACTTAGGTCATTTTACACGtgaatacttatttttttcagaattttacttatttatttttaattgtatctaattctttttatatataaccTTTTTGATGATGAAATGGTCGTATGTTAcgaactaattaattataaaatttaaaatataattttttatatttaataattgataagttaataattttattaagtattaaattttaaaagttattttattttttattgaatattaattatttttattaataaaatatatttaaaaatcttattaataattactCCCTGTATTCCATactaattgaaatttttaatattttttagattaagaaaacatataatatgtttaattatggagaacaaataattaattaaaactaaatgacTCTTCTATAGACATTAATGTGTGTATTACGTTAAATgaactttaaatataaatttgatgaaattagtttataaataataaacttgatatcttttaacatataaatattgatttgttttatatacaaatggtatatttattacttataaaatatatattcatttcttGTAGTGTCATATTCATTAAACATGAACTTTAgattcattacttataaaatatacattcATTTGTTATTAGAATCAgatttattaaacataaatttttgattcattacttataaattatatatttatatgttattaGTATATAGTCCATTAAATAAGAAAGTGCATATTCATTATTACTTATACACTTGTtcttaacatattaatatattatttattacgtataaagtgtatatttatttatttttaatattatgttcattaaacataaattttaggtTTATTACTGTAATTCTAGTAGCAATCAAGAGGGGGTGAATTAGTTGAagtcaaaaaataaagattaatataaaccaaagatagaaaaataaaaaataactcataaCATCAAGAAATTATAGTGGTTCGACCAACTCTTGCCTGCATCCATTTCTCAAGAATTCTTTTGAGATTTCCACTGtcaaatataattacaaaCCTCACtctatttgttttcttttataaggCTAACAACAAAgtcaaatatttttctaaaggCTCACACTCTAAActaatataagattttaattacAAGAGTTTTTAATCCCTTACACGGATACTTAATTTCACCTTTTCAGCTTTgattataagaattaaataccCAACTAGCTAAAGATTCAATCCCAAATTTGAACCTTTAATACAAGATGAAAAAAGATGGAGATTTGAAGTTGTTAAGAGTAAATGAACAATGAGGGCTCAAAATAAATGCTCTTGTTTGACCTAGAACACTTAGAAGTGAAATAGAGACATTGCACTCtcattaaatacaaaaataatcatttcaacaatttttataaatacagCTTCACGGGTGTGAATAATTCATCACCGTGAATCATCAACGTAAAGAGTAGATTTGAAAAGCTAGAACCCGTTATGGCCGTGAATAATTCTTCTCGGCCATGAAAATTGCTTTCATAGTTGGGAACTTAGGTTTCAAGTCTCGAAAACTTTAGCCGTGAGCTCTTTTGTGATTCCTTGAAGATTTAGAGAGTTGTCATCATTCACGAGGGTGTACATCTTCTTCACAGTTGTGAAGATCTCCTACACAGCTGGGAATTTATCTTCACGGCTTGTAAACTTTTTCAGTGAACTTCTTTGTAGTTTCTTCAGATTTTAAAGAGGAGATCATTTTTCACGGACGTGAATTATTCTTCACAGCTGGGAGACCTCCTTCACAGCTTGAGAACTCTTCCCGTTAACTCTTTTGTGGTTTCTTCAGTTTTAAGGAGGAGATCATTTTTCAAGAGCGTAAATATTTCTTTACGGATATGAATTCTCGTTTTCATGGTTGGAAAGAATGCTAATGTCCTTTTTGTTGTTTGAGGCAAAAATTCTTCATGCCTGGAAAATTGAAGTTTTACGGTCGTGAATAAAAGTTTACGGACGTGAATCTACTCTGCCTTAGAAGAAccaattttctttccttgCGCATAAACACTGAAACATAAAATTagtcatttttaattatttgtaacCATCAAAATGAGATTAATAATCCTTAAGGTTCGACAATTACTTATAAAACGTATATTCATATGTTATAAGTGTcaaatctattaaatataaattttaggttcattgcttataaattgtatatttatctattataagTAGaagattcattaaatatagagtgtatattcattaaatttttaccagcgattttgttcttttttataaatattcttttagattataatttagaaaCATAGATATATTGTGATGAATCTACAATTTATAACTTATCAATCtataaattatcttataaatttaaaattataatattgatatttgaagaaaaaaagataaaattatttttattttttaaaaaacataaaattctttttattattttaatctataacatttttgttataatatgttaacatattttaaaaaaataaatttaatgttgtagtaaaaaatataaaaaaattaaattataaaaataaaaataaaataaatattttaattataatataatgaaaaattaaaaagaagacatgataaaaaacattttataatataaataaatttatctattttgtaatgaatttaaatttataatactgCTTGTAATTAGCCAAGTTCCTCTTACTAACAATTTAGCTTATTTTGCCGGTTCTTAtcaacaattttttttctcattgaaTTCATTATATCCTAGAATGCATCAATCTCgaaaaaatatcaatcaaTTTCAGCAAAACAAGCCTGAATTTCAAGTATGAGACCCTCGAAAAGGCGACATAAGAGGCCAAGGAGGAGCTGGTTCTGTATATGTGGGAACTGGGTAATTATCCCAGCTGGTACCAATACTAGGCACTATATATCAATTTGGTACCaagactttaatttgaatcgaTTTGATAACAAAcgtacataaaaatatatcaatttagtactAACAGTCAAATTCCAACGTCCGAAGCTGACATGGCATAGTGAGTAGGAATTTTTCGGGTGTTTTGCCCGCTCAGCGTGTGCCACGTCAATTAATAACGCTGAGTGGCCCTGTCgacgccaacacggccgtgttgatgcctgtgttcccaacaagggctggtgtttatgcccgtgttactctctgtggtcgtgctccctaaaagcttttttttctttgatgtttgatgcatcacggtcagtgttgaaaccaataCGGTCGTGTTTAGCTTTCTCATGCCCATACTGTCACGCTTTTGGACGACTACTTTCTCACCCACAAAAAGAATTTCCCTCTCCCCTCTTCTTCCCTGCTTCCCAAAATCCCTAATTCTATTTCtctctcctctcttcttccccggttccctttcttcttccctgCCCCCACTGTGCATTTTACAGCATTGTTACCTCAACTGTCACAACATTTTCACATTGCAGAGTGTGCGTTTTACAGCATTATTCCCATCGCACAATGTCTCTTGAATGGAGGTGAAGGGAAGAAAGTGAAAGGCAGCCCGTGTACTGTAAGTCGTATAACTTGCATTTTGTAACTTGTGCTCTGTATATAATGGTTGTGCTTGGTTTTTGGTAACTTGCAAAGGATGATCTTCTGTTATGTGTTTTATTGTGGTGTTTAGTGTTTGGTGATTTGAAACCCTTTTCCTTATTGATTTTCATTGTATTGAGTGATTGTAATATAAAGAATGgcattgatttattttatccaTTTTACCATATACAGTGCCTGATACAGAGTATTTCAGTATAGAATGGCATTGTTTTAGAGTAGATGGTAGGGGTAGGCCAAAAATTAGAGATGTTGGGAGCATAGATTTTTGTTCTACTGATATGATGTCAAGATTAGAGATAGATGCAATGGCCAGAATTGGTGCACTGCATCATTTTCTATGTTTTGGAAGCATCCAAAGAAAAGTGACACAGATGGTTTGAGAAAGTTAGATAATGACAGTGATAGTATTGAGATGTCTTTAAGTGTTGATGAGTCAAGAGTGATTCATGTTTATGCTAGGGATAAGGTAAATATGCAACAAGAAAATTTAGAACCAACTGAGAATGTTGTGCATGCTGATAATATTGAATCATTTGAGGAAGTGAGAATGCTAAGTAGTGATGGCACTAGCTTAGAAGAGGTTCAAATTGAACAAGATGGTCATGGGAATGATGATAGTGAGGAGTTTGACAGTGAGGCTGATGAGGAGGACCCTAAATTTGTTGATTCTGATTATGACTTgcatgatgaagatgatgatgatttatttgaaattttttttgatatggaGTTAGAAAGGGATAGAATAAGGGTTAATGAAGAAATAATTGAAGGTGAGGGTTCAGATGAGACTGTTTATGCACCAAGTGATAAGGTTAGGTCATGCTCTTCATCTGATGAAAGTGATATTGATTCGAGGAAGACAAAATGGCCAATTTTTAATGAGGAGATAGATATGGCCCACCCTAATTTGAAGATAGGCATGTTGTTTAGTACTTTTATGCAGTTTAAAGATGCAGTAAAGAACTACTCAATAAGGAGCAAGAATCAAGTAATTTTTGGTccaaatacaataataaaatgtaaagCAAAGCGCAAAAAGGGATGTGGATTTTTTATTTGGGCTTACTTGAAGACAAATGATAAGAACACTGCAAATCAAGTCCAAAGTCGATCACAGGTTGTTAAAGAGCACATAATGAATATGTTAATGCTAAGTAAATTGCCATGAAGTATGTGGAAAGGTTT is a genomic window containing:
- the LOC8282710 gene encoding probable 2-oxoglutarate-dependent dioxygenase AOP1, with the protein product MVVEAAPKLPALDFSQETLKPGSSCWLKACGEVRTALEEYGCFVVEYKKLSLELRDEVFAELKELFDLPTAVKMQNKCQRPLISYIGQNSRIPLHESMGIEDADTPEAAQNFTNLMWPNGNDRFSECIHAYGKLVVELDKIVTRMIFESYGLGKYHDSYVESTCYVIRLLKTRAPKEDETVLGLGAHTDTSFTTILHQNQVNGLEIDTKDGKKINVDFSPTSFVVMAGDALMAWSNDRIKSPRHQVIMNGKVDRYSMGLFTFNNGNLQVPEELVNEDHPLTYKPFNHIEFLHFYQNNHRPIRFYCGI